The nucleotide window GCAGGGGGCGATTGCTGGTGAATGATGAACGGGCATATTCACGCAACCCGGCAGCGGTTTTGATCATCGGTGAATTGAGCACGAACTCCCGCGCTTCCAGTACCGCCAGTTCCCGGCTTTCCTGCAGTGCGACCAGCGCCTGACCACAGGTATTGCCAAAATCGAGATTAAGCTCGCACTCCCGGGCATATTTACTCTCATGCACCCGAATATCGGTGGTGACATCGATCTTCAGTTCCTGATGAGGCTGTTCCAGTGAGAAGAAGTACGCTTTATTGCCAAAATAATCGGTGCGCTGCTGCCCCAGAGTATACGCGGGGTATATCTGAATCCGGCTATCGGTGCAGCTCTGATACTCAGTATCCCTTGGCAACAGGTAGGCCCGGTTGTAGCACAGCGTCACCGGCTTTTCATATTCGTAATGGGTGATATGCCGAATGCGATAGATCATAATTCTTCATCCCAATCGGTGCGCACAAGTTGTTGGTGCACCTTGACCTGATCAAAGTATTTGGTACTAATCTGGTTCGATGTTTCCTGCAGCAGATACTGCAAACGGGCCAGCAACTGATCAAGCGCAGCGCGGGTTTTGGTTTTATTATCCTCTGCCACCAGCGCATCAAGTGTACTCAACTGAATGGCTGAAGACGCTTCGAGCATGCAGCGATCCTCTTCTGCCAGACCTGCGCCATGCACGGCCGAAGGTAATACTTCAAGATGTCGGCGTAGCTGATCAACCTGATAAAACACTGAGCGTGGGTTGCTGCTGTCATGCAACAGCAGTTCCAGTCCCTGCGCCATATCACTGCCGGAATGATCACGGCGGCGGAACGTAATCAGTACTTCGGAGCTGAGCAGTATTGATTCAAGTACCTGCAACTGCTGATATTCGGGTAATACAGTCACCAGAGAGGAGCGAATCAGAGACACCCCCTGAAGGGCTTTCTCAACCCGCAGCCCCATATCGATAAAGCGCCATCCCAGGCCCCGCACCATACTTTCCTGCCATAATCCGGACAGCGCCAGCAATGTTGTGACCAGTGGATCCAGTGCTTCTTCAGGGGCGGCAGTCAGTCCCTGCTTAAGGGAATCGGCCAGACCATTCAGTTCATCCCGAAGATCATTAATCACCCTCTGGGTATCCGCTGACAGCATCTCCCGTACCTGATCCGAGCACTCCAGCAGCGAGTTCAGGTTAGCGGTAACACTACCGGCGCGCTTGCCATCCAGCACCACCGACAGCAACTCCGCTTCGGGCTGTACAGAGGCCGACTCATCAGGGACGACAAAACCTGGGTAGGTGGTGGTCAGCTGGGTCACCGCCTGCAGCAGCACCTTACGGGTCTCAGCAGGCATATGGTAGGTACTGTTAAGCTGGACAAACACGGTTCTGAGCAGTCTCAGTGCGGACTCAGCCCGGACAGCATAGCGTCCCATCCAGTATAGATTCTCGACAACCCGACAGGGAAACGAAATCCGCGGCTGCATCTGGGTCTTAACCGGGGCAGGCAGAGGCCGCTGCTCCAGCAAAGAGACCTGTTTTTCAGGCTCAGATGCGAGTATCCAGGTGTCCTTACTGATCGCCCCTCTGAGATTGCTCAGGTTAAGGCTGTCAGCCAGATTACCCACCCGGGTCAGTCCGCCCGGCATAACATTGTAAGAGGAGCTGGTTGCCACCGAATAGCCCCGCAGAACAGAGGGCCGGGGCAACAACTGATTATCTCTCCATGAGGGAGCCGTGGAGGGGCGAATATACTCCTGAGCGACAAACTTTAACGGCTCCTTGCGGATCTTATCGATCAGAGCCTGACGCTGGGTCTCATCAAGCGTCGAACCAAACACACTCTGATCAGACGGTTTACGGAAGCAGCTCTTAATCACCAGACGACTGATATTCTCAATCACATAGGTCAGGTCCTGAGGGTCTCCGCACCAGTAGGTTGTTACCGACGATAGCTGCGGCTCACGCCCCAGAAAGTGACTGGCAATCTGCGGCAGATAACGCAGCAACGCAGGATTTTCTAAAAAACCTGAACCCATCGGGTTGGCGACTATCACCCGCCCTGCGCGAACCACTTCGAGCAAGCCGGGCACCCCCAGACGGGAATCACTTTTAAGTTCTACCGGATCACAGTAAAAATCATCAACCCGGCGCAGCACCACGTCAACCCGCTCCAGCCCTCCCAGTGACTTCATCCACAGATATCCCTTACTGACCCGAAGATCACTCCCCTGAACCAGCGGGAAGCCAAGGTAGTTGGCGAGATAGGTATGCTCGAAATAGGTTTCGTTATAGGAGCCCGGCGTCAGAATAACGATTCGCGGTTGCTCATTGGTAATCGAACTGGCCAGACTGTTAAGCTTCAGGCGTAACGACTGGAAGAACAGTGATAGCCGGTGCACATGACTGTCACGGAACAGCGATGGCAGCACCCGGGACATCACTGTGCGGTTCTCCAGCGCATAACCGGAACCACTGGGTGCCTGGGTACGATCACCAATCACCTGCATACGCCCGGTATGATCACGCACCATATCGGTGGCATGCATCACCAACTGATGCTCTCCCGGCAGGGACAGCCCGTCACAGGCACGCAGAAAGCCGCCATGACTGTAAAGCAACTCTGGCGGTAAGATGCCAAGACGAATCAGGTCACGGTTACCATAGATATCCTTGAGTACCAGATCCAACAGCTCGGCACGCTCCTGCAGACCCGCTTCAATACCGGCCCACTCTTCACTGGAGATAAGGGCGGGTACCGGATCGAGTTGCCAGGTGGCAGCCGATGGCGAGCCGCTGTTATAGGTCGCGCCATCATCACGCAGAATACGCTCAGCCTTTAGCTGACGATCACGAATGCCCTGGACACCCAGAGTCTTCAGTCCGTCAAGCAGATATTGCCAATGCGCCTGGATCTGCGACTGATCGCCATAGACCTCATCGTATCCAGAGCCTGCGGGTGAATACTGCAACCCATCAGGGGATTCTGCGGCTCGTCTTTCCATCAGCTATCGGCACCAAAGTTATTTCAGGCTGCATAGTATGCCACGACTTTGCTACGTTTCCATCTGCCTGCGCAGATCCAGAGTATGCGGATACTCATTGGTCGGCATTTCCGCAGGTGGCGCCATCGCCCGTGGTGGCGCATTATTGGCAAAAAACTCGCGGATCCCGGAAAATTCCGGCATATGGGTGGTGGCCGGTGGCGTCGGCGTATGCTCAGTGTCACCAAAGCGATTGATACGCCGGGACTCGGCTTCGAACGCGTTAATCGGGAACGTTTCATAACTGCGGCCACCCGGATGCACCACATGGTAGCTACACCCGCCGATGGTTTGTCCATTCCAGGTATCGATCAGATCGAATATCAGCGGCGAATGAACCCCGATAGTGGGATGCAGTGCCGACTGCGGAGCCCAGGCTTTGTAGCGCACAGCGGCAACAAACTCGCCCTGACGACCGGTAGAACGCAGCGGTATACGACGACCATTACAGGCCAGCACATAGCGATCCGGGGTCAGGCCCTCCACTCTGATCTGCAAACGCTCAACCGATGAGTCAACAAAGCGCGCGGTACCAAAACTACCCACTTCTTCTCCCAGCACATGCCAGGGTTCGATCGCCCAGCGCAACTCAATCCGCACATCATCAATATTGACGCTGCCATAGTGGGGGAAGCGAAACTCCTCAAAGGGTGCCAGCCACTCCTGCTGGAACGGTATACCATGCTCCTGCAGATCCTTAACAACCTCGCGGATATCTGCCCAGACATAATGCGGCATCATAAACCGGTCGTGCAGATCCGTACCCCAGCGCACCAGCGGTTTCTTATAGGGGTCTTGCCAGAAACGCGCCATCAGGCAGCGAATCAGCAGCGCCTGCACCAACGCCATCTGCGGATGCGGTGGCATCTCAAAGCCGCGAAATTCGAGCAGCCCCTGACGTCCCGATGACAGACCCGGAGAATAAAGCTTATCGATACAGAACTCTGAACGATGGGTATTACCGGTAATATCCACCAGCAGGTTACGCATCAGCCGGTCAATCAGCCAGGGCTGATCAACGATGCCTTCAGGCATCAGATCGAAGGCGGTTTCCAGCTCGTAGAGCATCTCTTCCCGACCCTCATCGACCCGGGGCGCCTGACTGGTAGGGCCAATAAACATACCGGAGAACAGATAGGACAGCCCTGGATGGTGCTGCCAGTAGGTTACAAAGCTGCGCAACAGGTCAGGACGGCGCAGGAATGGACTGTCGGCAGCGGTTGCCGCGCCCAGCGTGATATGGTTACCGCCACCGGTGCCGGTATGGCGACCATCAAGCATAAACTTCTCAGCCCCAAGCCGTGACAAACGTGCCTCTTCATAGAGCATCTGGGTATTATCTGACAGGTCACGCCAGTTATCCGAAGGGTGAATATTCACTTCGATAACACCGGGATCAGGGGTCACTTTAAAACATCGGATCCGTTCATCTTTGGGCGCTTCATAGCCTTCTATCACCACCGGCAAGTCAAACTCTGCTGCGGTATCTTCGATCAGCTCAATCAGGGCAATGTAGTGTTCCAGATGCTCCAGCGGCGGCAAAAACAGATAGAGGCAACCGTTCCGCGGTTCAATACACAACGTCGTGCGCACCACTTCCACAGGTGTGGTGGCTTTATCGACCGGCTCAGATTCAGACCCATCTGCACTGGCAAGCGCCGCACTCACACCAGCATCCGGTAATGCCTCAACGGGGGCAAACGGATCACGTGCATGCTCCCGATGCAGCTCTTCATCGGTCATCAGGGGTAACGAATTCAACGGTAAGCGCAGCCCGACAGGAGAGTCACCCGGAATCAGTGTTAGCGTATCACGGCGAAGCGGCCACGGGCTTGAACGCCAATGCTGGGTGTCATAATTCCAGCCCAGCGGCAAACAGTAGCCAACTGGCTTGCCCAGATCCTGCGACAGCAGTTGCGCCAGTTTCTTACGTTCCAGATCATCTTTCAGGTCAGCTTTACGCGGATCAACATTTTCCGGCAGGCTCTGTTCTTTCCAGAGATAGTAGAGTGAGTCTTCATAGGCAGGGATAACCCGCCGGGAGGGTAAGCCCGCTTTTTCGGCCAGCAGTTGAGCAAATTTCTTCGCCGTTTTGCGGGTCACGCCATAGTCTTTGTCAACCCGCGCCAGCAGCCTGGAATCCCGCCACAGAGGCTGACCATCGGTACGCCAGAAACAACCCAGCGCCCAGCGGGGCACCTCCTCTCCGGGGTACCATTTACCCTGGCCATAATGCAGTAGCCCGCCAGGCGCAAATTTTTCCCGCAATCGGAGCAACAGGTCTTTTGCCAGCCGGAGTTTATCTTCGCCCAGTGCTTCAGTATTCCACTGAGCTCCGTCCATATCATCGATTGATACAAAGGTCGGTTCTCCGCCCATGGTCAGACGCACATCCTGATCGATCAGCTGCTGATCAACCGCAGCACCCAACGCTTCAATGCATTGCCACTGTTGTTCTGTATAAGGCTTGGTTACCCGCGGATCTTCATGTATCCGGGTAACTTCATTGCTGAAGGCGAATTCCACTTCGCAGGGATCAATACCACCCGCGATCGGCGCAGCAGAGCGTGGCGAAGGGGTACAGGCGAGTGGAATATGTCCCTCACCGGCAAACAGCCCGGAGGTCGGATCCAGACCAATCCAGCCAGCACCCGGAATAAACACCTCACACCAGGCGTGCAAATCGGTGAAATCTTTATCCGTCCCCGACGGTCCGTCCAGCGCTTTAACATCCGCGACCAGTTGTACCAGATAACCGGACGCAAACCGTGCAGCCAGTCCCAGGTGACGCAAGACCTGCACCAGCAGCCAGGCCGTATCCCGGCAGGAACCGCGTTTCAGTTCCAGCGTTTCTTCGCTGGTCTGAACCCCCGGTTCCATGCGGATATTATAATCAATTGCACTTTCCAGACGCTGATTCAAATAGACCAGAAAGTCATTGGTCGGCATCGGTTCACGGGGTACAGAACGGACCCATTCCTGAATTAACGGTCCGTCATCAACGATCTCAAGATAGGGTTTGAGCTCGGAGAGCAACTCCTTTTCATAGGTAAACGGGAACTTCTCCGCATACTCTTCGAGGAAGAAATCAAACGGATTAATCACCGTCATATCGGCGATGACTTCCACCTCAACACGCAGATGGTCACTCTTTTCAGGGAACACCAAGCGGGCCAGGAAATTACCAAAAGGATCCTGCTGCCAGTTAATAAAGTGGTTTTCCGGACTTATTTTCAATGAGTACGCTTTAATCGGTGTCCGGCTGTGAGCCGCAGGCCGCAGCCTGATAGTGTGCGGGGACATCTTTACCGCTTTGTCGAAGCGATATTCAGTAATATGGTGGATTGCGGTTCGTATGGCCATTCGGTACCCCGTAGATCGATATAAAACCTATTCTGGATAAAGCAAAAGTAATTATGACCGGGCGGAACAGATACTGGTCAGACTGCTTCAGATCTGTCAGCCAGAGATTATTAAGCTCTGAGTCCCCCCATCATCGCTGTTCAATATGACAAATATAATGACTTTTATCGCAGTGCTCTTTGATTAACACTGACAGGTTGAACCTATAAATCCGATTACCGCCCTGTCTCACCGCTGCTGCGCACCACAATAAAGCATCTCATCCCTGACTAATGCAGCCAAATCTCCATCACTCAGAAACCTTGCCCCCAAACAGCGCATGAACAGCTAAGGTTTGAGCTATCTACAAGGTAGAGCAATAAACAGGCCAGCGATAGCTATTTAATAGAAAGAGGATAGCTTCAATTCTGTAAAGACAGTCCACAGATTAACCTGTTTTAGGCACGACGGTAACCTCCCTTTAACAAAGACTTAAACGGTAATCATCTCTGAAGAATATGCGGCGCGGCGATAGTGTCGCCGTGGTTTGCAGGGATATGGATCTACGCGTAGATGACGAGGTTGTCGTAACTACGTCAAAGAACCGCGTTGTAAACAGTGGTGATACAACTGAGTTAATCTGATCAGATTAACGGCAGAGACTTATCGACCCTATTACGAGGATCGGCACAGCAGGGTAAACCCGGAAGCGGAAACTCAGCTCCTGCTGCTATTGACCGGCTACAGCAGCATAAATGGAGCGTCCGGGTTTAACTAAGCGACTCTGTTTATACTGTCAGCTCCCCCAAAAACGGGGTCTGCCGGTATCCAGATGGACAAATTTACTGCGGGTATAGAGTCCTACACCACCGCGGTTCATCTGCCGGGCAGCCCGGTGCAGGTCCATCAGGTGAACTCCCGGTATACGAATATCGATCGCCTGACCCTGCATGTGCAGACTTTTTTTCGCGACCTGACCGCTACGCTGGCTCAACATTGCATTCGTCTCCGGTGAGCGGTAACCAGAAATCACTTCAACGGGCTTATCAACCCCCAGCTTCTGCTGCAGGTCATGCAGTAAGACCATCAGTTCAGGTGACATATCACCGACTTTATCATTACGATGATCTCTCAACAGGTGGCAGATAGCCTCCATACTGTCGGGGATAAACTTACCATTACAGAAGAAAGTAGCGTTCAGCTTTTCCCCGGTATGCAGGTTATTAAACGACAAGGACATATCGGAGAGCGGCATGATGCTGCCCGATTCCGGTATCGTATTCCTGGCTAAAGCATTTGGAGAAAGAGCTGCACCCGCAGATAACAGTGCGATTTTGCGCAAAAACTGCCTGCGCGAATGTTTCATATGTGTCATAAGGTAGGAAATTAGTTACATCGTTTAAAAATTGAACAGCGATTATCTATTAATTACGCACAACTGTACAGTTTTTAATCAATACGCCACGATATTGAACCCCCCGCCTGAGCGGTTGAGACAAGCTGATCACGCTCCCAATCATCCCGACGGTAAATATCGTGGCGAAAATTCAGCATTCCCTGAGCGTCTAGCCATGCGGTCCAGTAGGTCATATGCACCGGCAGTGGATGACGAAGATATATTGCCTGGGTTTCTTCTGTCATCAGCCCTTGTTGCAGCAACGGTAGCTTTCCCGGGCTATCCAGCTGCAATAGATATTGAGCGAGTTCTTCAGCCCGTTCAACCCTGATACACCCCGAACTCAGGTCGCGACGTTCCTTATTAAACAGACTATGGGCCGATGTATCATGAAGATAAACCGCATAGGGACTGTGAGACATAAACTTGAGCCTTCCCAGAGTATTTCCCTCTCCGGGGGCCTCCCAGAAATAACGGTCTTCGCCGCCCCGATACATCGACTGAGGGTCTACTTCGTTACTGGGTAATAAGACCCGTTGCGCGCCGCGGCCCTGAGCCACATTAAGGTGTTTTCGACTCAGATAGTCCGGATCAGCCTGCCATGCGGGAATAATATCTTTCCAGCCGATACTTTTAGGCACCGTCCAGGAAGGATTCATAATCAGCCCTTTGATCGCTGTTGTGAATACCGGGGTCTTGCGTTTCTGACGGCCAACAATGGTTTTCATCTGTAGTACAACATCACCCTGATCGACCAGGCGCAGACGGAACTCCGGTATATTAACCTGGATATAGCGTCCGCCGGCATGTTCACTGAACTGCCTGATGCGATACTGATTCAGCGTTAACTGATCAATTCGTTCGGCCGGTGTTATATTCAGAAAGCGGCGACTTTCAGGCCCCAGAATACCATCCGTTATTGCGCCATGACGAGACTGGAACCGCTTCAACGCCTCATCCAGCGCCTGATCGAAGTACTGCTCATCGCGGGTTACCAGCGTCAGTCGCCCATAATCGCCCAGTAACATTAATTGCTGACGCAGAATAACAACCTGAGGGTGACGATCTCCCTGACGCAATAAGGGGCCTTTTTCAAGACGCGGCCAGGGCCCATGACGATTCAATTCATGGTAGTAGTTAATTGCACTATCCAGACTCTTAAAATGGCTTTCAGGCGCTGGTTGATTCTGATGCAGCAATGCCGAATAAATAGCCGGGTGCTCCACTGCAGACGCAGCAGTACCGACACAAAAACTGAGGTATGCACAGAAACATACGAGCCGGCTGATACCTCCCATATTCACTCCTTCAGGTTTTAACCACGATAAAAACCTGTCGCCTGTTCAGTACAGACCCAAAAAGAGCAAAAATCAAAAAATGGCGCTTCAGTTCAAAGATATTTGTGTCATTTTAAGCGAGCGGGAACTAGCAATCGTGCCGACACAAAGCGCCAGGCTTGGGACCTGCTGACTTCGGGCGAGAGAAACGAATACAGTGTATCTGGCATTCCCAGGAACGCGTCAGCTAAGACACAACCCTCTGGTAACAGCATGAGAAGATCACAGAGAAAAAAGGGGAGAAATGGTGCCGCCACCAAGAGTCGAACTCGGGACCTACTGATTACAAGTCAGTTGCTCTACCAGCTGAGCTATAGCGGCACTGTGCTTAGCGGGATTACTCGGCTTAGCCTCGCCCTTCGGGCCGTCGCTACGCTTCGTTGTCTCGCTTCACTCGGCTCAAACCCCATCGGGGATTCTCACCCTCCAGGTGTTGGTGCCCGGAGCAGAGTGTTTTGCGTATATATAGATAGCAGAACTATCTATAAAGTGGCGCGCCTGGAGGGATTCGAACCCCCGACCAACAGGATCGGAACCTGCTACTCTATCCAGCTGAGCTACAGGCGCGCAATTCATCAGATATGACGAGGGCGGTATATTACCGATCTAACGGAGTACTGTCTATTGCTAAAATAGATTTTTCACTGATTCAGTCAGAGCGGCATTTCTGTGCCGAAGTAACTTAATTATAGTCACAGTTCACATCACTGAACCGATGCTGGTCGAAAGAGATAATCTGCGCTTCCCGCAACTGCTCCTTTCCTGCAGGAGGTATCAGGCTGGCCATCCGCCTGGCCTTCACCGCCCGGCTGAAATAAAACCCCTGAAACAGCTGACAGCCCCAATGTTCCAGAAATTCCAGCTGTTCCTTCTTTTCAACCCCTTCAGCAACCACATCAATACCCAGGGTACGGGCCATCGCTATAATCGTTGACACAATCGCCGCATCATTGCTGTCGGTCGTTATATCCTGCACGAACGACTGATCAATTTTCAGGGTACTCAGCGGCAGCTGTTTCAGATACTGTAACGAAGAATATCCGGTACCGAAGTCATCGAGTGCAAAACGGATACCCAGTCGGGAAAGCCGCTCCATTTTTAAGCGCACCGCTTCAATATTGTTGAACAGGACGCCCTCTGTCAGCTCAAATACCAGATACTCAGCCCTGACACCGCTGCTGAGTACAATCTCCTGAACCTGCTCGACGAAATCATTCTGCTGGAACTCCCGCGGACTGATGTTCACCGACACCACCAGTTTCTTTCCCTGCGCCTCCCAGGCAGCCATCTGCTTGCAGACCTCAGCAAGCACCCACTGACCTAAGCAGCAGATCAGGTCCGTCATCTCGGCAATCGGAATAAATGCCGCGGGGTTAACCGGCCCCTTCTCGCCATCTGACCAGCGAACCAGCGCTTCGGCACCGACAATTTTTCCACTCCCCCGAACCAATGGCTGATAACAGATATACAGCATGTTTTTATCAATCGCTTGTCGAAGGCTTGCCTCAACCTGTTGACGATGATCGGCACTATGCTGCATCTGCTCGAGAAAAAACTGTACCCGGTTGCGCCCCTCCTCTTTAGCCCGATACATCGCCAGATCAGCCTGCATAATCAGGTTTTCAAACTCGTCATTCTCTCCATCAAACAGGGCGATACCGATGCTGGGGGTCACCTGTAATGCCCGTCCGTCAATCTGATGAACCGAAGAGATAGACTGCCGAACCTTTTCCGCGACACTCAGGGCATTATGGCTGGCAGTGGACTCGCTGGTTCCCAGGTCAGGTAGTAATACAACAAATTCATCCCCCCCCAGCCTGGCTGGCGTGTCTGCCTCCCTTATCGCTTTGCGTATACGCGCCGACACACTGTTCAGCACGGCATCACCGACACTATGTCCCAGTGAATCATTGATCGCTTTAAAATGGTCCAGATCCATATATAACAGTGCACCGATCTGTTCAGACCGCTTTGCCCGTATCACCTCATGCTCCATGCTCTGCATTAACAGCCGGCGATTCGCCAGTCCGGTCAGTGGATCAAAGTACACGTGCTGCTCAATCGTTGCCTGGTGAGACTTTAACTCCTTTGCGTTGCGGTTTATCTGCCCCAGCATACGGTTAAAACCACTTATCAGGGCATGAAGTTCACCCGACTTATCGTCTTCAGGGATTTTCAGGGCGAAATTCTGATGTAAGGTAACCTGCTCCATTGCATCTATAATTTTATCCACAGGCTCCGAAATCCCACGCTGTATTCGCTTGGAGAGCAGAGAAACCCCCAACAGAGAGAAGCAATACAGCGCGGTACCAAACAGCAGATAGATAAGCATCTGCCTTTTGACTGCAGCCAGCCCATATTGCAGATAGAGCTGCCCCACCAGCTCACCTTCCACTCTTAAGGGAACGCTGTATTCGAGTAGTTCAAAATCGATTTTATAGGCGCTTTCAAGCTGAGCCCGAAGTCGCAGGGAGGGTGTGGGCAGCGATTGGACCAGTCCCGGCTTAGTCAGTTTAACCAGCTCAGAACCATCATTCCGATAAACATATATCCCCAGCAGATTGGGTTCAGAGAAATAACTTTCCAGCAACAGGGTCGCCAGCATCGGAGACTCTGTCATGACGACATGAGCAAGCTGGGGAGAGGTCAGCCCTGAAAAAACATGGGCTCTGTCAACCAAATGACGGCGATGGTTATAAAACTCGACACTCATTACCACCAGCCCCGTAATCAGCAGGACCACGGCAACCGAAGTCACAAATAAACGGTGCAGTCTGCCGGTAACAGACAATATCGGACGCTTACTCACCAGAACATCCCTGCGAATCCGCGCCTTCGATACAGACCAACAGATAAAAAAGACTATCAGTTACCATAATAAATCCTTTTACGGTATTTAAATCATGCGACAACTGACTGGCTCACAGTCCTGCAAGGGAATTAGAATCTTGAATTGTAACGCTACAAAATAACGCCAACGTCTTCCGTAGGCAACAACAGTCGCATTTTAACTGCCCAAAATGATAACAACCGATTTCATTCGTCGCGTTTTCAGCTGTCGGCTGACTAATTATTTAGTCCTGATAATAGCATCACCCATTTTCGTTGTGCCTATTTACCGCTATAATCCCGGCCGAATAATAATTTATAGACGCTGTAACAGCCCCATAGAGGGCATCCCGACAGCTACCTTTTTCTAAAATTAGCGATGATGAGGTCGTGACTGTGAGTAAATTTGCTGCCAAAGCTATTTCTGCCCTGTTTGCTGTAGCACTGGGTTTTCTGGCCACCTCGGCTATAGCCAACACTGATAACGCTGCTATTGCAGAGCGTCTTCAAAAAGTGGGTTCTGTCTGCGTAGAAGGCGATGACTGTGGTGGTGCAGCTGCCCCTGCTGCCGCTGCCGGTGCACGTTCCGGGTCAGATGTTTACACTGCCAGCTGCGCCGCATGCCACGCCTCCGGCGTACTGGATGCGCCAAAGTTTGGCACCAGTGACTGGGCTGACCGCGGTGCTAAAGGCATGGATACATTGCTGAACAGCGCCCTGAACGGTTTCAACGCTATGCCACCACGCGGCACCTGCGGCACCTGTTCTGACGAAGAGATAAAAGCCGCCGTTGAGTATATGGTCGACAGTGCCAAGTAAGCTTAACGAAGCGAACTAAACCCGATAAAAAGGCCGCATCAGCGGCCTTTTTTATAACGGTATTAATCAAAGATCGTCCAGCAAGCCCCGCAGACCGCTCAGAGTAGCATTACCCCGCGCTTTATTGGTCACTTCACAAACCTCTCCCCGGCCTTCAAAGGTCAGGTCATCTTCAGGCAGCTCATCAAGAAAACGGCTTGGCTGACAATCGATCAGCTCACCAAACTGTTTACGTTTACGCGCCAGCGTCATCGTCAGCGTCTGCTTAGCCCGGGTAATTCCCACATAGGCCAGCCGCCGCTCCTCTTCAATATCACCATTCTCGATACTGTTGCGATGGGGCAGAATCTCCTCCTCCATCCCCATCAGGTAGACATGATTAAACTCCAGCCCCTTGGATGCATGGAGTGTCATCAACTGTACCCGGTCAGAGTCATCTTCCTCTTCCTGTCGTTCCATAATATCCATCAGCACGAGTCGGGCGATAGCCTCCCTGATACCCGCCTCGGGATCATCCTCCCGCAAACGCTCCAGCGTATTACGCAGTGAATCAACCAGTATCCAGACATTCTGCATCCGCCGATCAGCAACCGCTTCACCGGAACTGTTCTGAGCGATCCAGCCGGCAAAATCAATATCCTCTATCATCTTCCGAATAGCATCGATAGGATCACCCCGTTCACACTGCTGATAGATCCCTTCCAGCCAGTTCTTAAAGCGCTGTAACCGTTCAACCTGCGCCGGCTTTAACACCTGCTCCAGGCCCAGCTCACTACAGGCATTGAACAGACTGCAATGCCGCTCAGAGGCATACTCTCCCAACCCCTGCAGTGTCGTATGACCGATCTC belongs to Amphritea atlantica and includes:
- a CDS encoding cytochrome c5 family protein; translated protein: MSKFAAKAISALFAVALGFLATSAIANTDNAAIAERLQKVGSVCVEGDDCGGAAAPAAAAGARSGSDVYTASCAACHASGVLDAPKFGTSDWADRGAKGMDTLLNSALNGFNAMPPRGTCGTCSDEEIKAAVEYMVDSAK
- a CDS encoding L,D-transpeptidase family protein yields the protein MGGISRLVCFCAYLSFCVGTAASAVEHPAIYSALLHQNQPAPESHFKSLDSAINYYHELNRHGPWPRLEKGPLLRQGDRHPQVVILRQQLMLLGDYGRLTLVTRDEQYFDQALDEALKRFQSRHGAITDGILGPESRRFLNITPAERIDQLTLNQYRIRQFSEHAGGRYIQVNIPEFRLRLVDQGDVVLQMKTIVGRQKRKTPVFTTAIKGLIMNPSWTVPKSIGWKDIIPAWQADPDYLSRKHLNVAQGRGAQRVLLPSNEVDPQSMYRGGEDRYFWEAPGEGNTLGRLKFMSHSPYAVYLHDTSAHSLFNKERRDLSSGCIRVERAEELAQYLLQLDSPGKLPLLQQGLMTEETQAIYLRHPLPVHMTYWTAWLDAQGMLNFRHDIYRRDDWERDQLVSTAQAGGSISWRID
- a CDS encoding EAL domain-containing protein, with amino-acid sequence MSKRPILSVTGRLHRLFVTSVAVVLLITGLVVMSVEFYNHRRHLVDRAHVFSGLTSPQLAHVVMTESPMLATLLLESYFSEPNLLGIYVYRNDGSELVKLTKPGLVQSLPTPSLRLRAQLESAYKIDFELLEYSVPLRVEGELVGQLYLQYGLAAVKRQMLIYLLFGTALYCFSLLGVSLLSKRIQRGISEPVDKIIDAMEQVTLHQNFALKIPEDDKSGELHALISGFNRMLGQINRNAKELKSHQATIEQHVYFDPLTGLANRRLLMQSMEHEVIRAKRSEQIGALLYMDLDHFKAINDSLGHSVGDAVLNSVSARIRKAIREADTPARLGGDEFVVLLPDLGTSESTASHNALSVAEKVRQSISSVHQIDGRALQVTPSIGIALFDGENDEFENLIMQADLAMYRAKEEGRNRVQFFLEQMQHSADHRQQVEASLRQAIDKNMLYICYQPLVRGSGKIVGAEALVRWSDGEKGPVNPAAFIPIAEMTDLICCLGQWVLAEVCKQMAAWEAQGKKLVVSVNISPREFQQNDFVEQVQEIVLSSGVRAEYLVFELTEGVLFNNIEAVRLKMERLSRLGIRFALDDFGTGYSSLQYLKQLPLSTLKIDQSFVQDITTDSNDAAIVSTIIAMARTLGIDVVAEGVEKKEQLEFLEHWGCQLFQGFYFSRAVKARRMASLIPPAGKEQLREAQIISFDQHRFSDVNCDYN
- a CDS encoding DUF882 domain-containing protein; translation: MRKIALLSAGAALSPNALARNTIPESGSIMPLSDMSLSFNNLHTGEKLNATFFCNGKFIPDSMEAICHLLRDHRNDKVGDMSPELMVLLHDLQQKLGVDKPVEVISGYRSPETNAMLSQRSGQVAKKSLHMQGQAIDIRIPGVHLMDLHRAARQMNRGGVGLYTRSKFVHLDTGRPRFWGS